The stretch of DNA ACAGGTTGCTGAGACTGTCCGAGGCAGCCAGGAAATGATTCAGGAGCGGCGCTGGGGAATCGAGTTTCGCTGCAAATGACTCTTCGCTGAACCGACCGTCAACCTTCTGGGACCGTAGTGGTAGGATAGGATATTAGATCGTCGATAGTGATCAGGCTCACGACGCTAACACCCTCCTGTTCCACTCTGGCACGTCCATCCTGCTCCTTCCGATCCACGATGACCAGGGCATGATGAACGATGAGACCAGCATCTCTCGCAGCTGTCACGGCTTTGAGCAGAGAACCGCCACTCGTAAGCACATCGTCCACGATCACCGCCCGATCGCCTGCTTTCACCACCCCCTCGATCAACTTCCCCAGCCCATGATCTTTGGGCTGCTTACGGACGACGAACGTTCTCCATTCCCGTTTTGGTGTTGCTCGATAGGCAAAATCTGAAATGGTC from Nitrospiraceae bacterium encodes:
- the pyrE gene encoding orotate phosphoribosyltransferase, coding for MLKNNLIEAFYTTHSFQWDPRKGFRLASGLTSPYYVDCRALMAQPSARALVAELAWQKLNHLSIDCIGGLEIGAISIAATISDFAYRATPKREWRTFVVRKQPKDHGLGKLIEGVVKAGDRAVIVDDVLTSGGSLLKAVTAARDAGLIVHHALVIVDRKEQDGRARVEQEGVSVVSLITIDDLISYPTTTVPEG